A region from the Silene latifolia isolate original U9 population chromosome 7, ASM4854445v1, whole genome shotgun sequence genome encodes:
- the LOC141590699 gene encoding uncharacterized protein LOC141590699, with translation MGRKYDIVKLASNPSVSWGGKSLLWGLELLRMSCAWKVCSSSTLNVWSSRWVEGRCPSPKHPELLANSPNLKDIQIKHLLRKTQLRNEDLVGNIFDMETTTIILGIHISPYQMEDYLFWNASSTGLYSVKKGYGIAHQQLWDLYASPKDRSRLGVLHAHFIKSRLWHLPGPKVWTILIWKILTDTLPIGIEFQKRELNHVCLRCCLGDSCEAVETMEHLFRDCDVAKRLWMGSHLGIRTDNVGSLDVKGWIINWLLYLLKQDDSNRGVLSFMCSLWTIWKVRSHNAFKEPTCSAVGAMRIYEMQFNLAMAAEKRLPDQKPPGFGAISSEDSLQDIGRRLKKGDELMLYGDISSCPKYFICVDAFYGAMK, from the coding sequence ATGGGTCGGAAGTATGATATTGTGAAGCTTGCTAGTAATCCATCAGTGTCTTGGGGAGGTAAGAGTCTACTATGGGGGTTGGAACTTCTCAGAATGTCTTGTGCTTGGAAAGTATGTTCATCTTCGACGTTGAATGTTTGGAGTTCTAGATGGGTGGAGGGGCGTTGTCCTTCCCCTAAGCATCCGGAACTCCTTGCAAACTCCCCAAATTTAAAGGATATACAGATTAAGCACCTTTTAAGGAAAACTCAACTACGGAATGAAGATTTAGTTGGTAACATCTTTGATATGGAAACAACTACTATTATTTTGGGGATTCATATTAGTCCCTACCAGATGGAGGATTACCTCTTCTGGAATGCTTCATCTACAGGGTTATATTCGGTCAAAAAGGGGTATGGTATTGCTCACCAACAATTATGGGACCTCTATGCGTCTCCAAAGGATCGTTCAAGATTAGGGGTTTTGCATGCTCATTTTATTAAAAGTAGACTTTGGCATCTTCCGGGACCTAAGGTGTGGACTATCTTAATTTGGAAAATTTTGACGGATACACTTCCGATTGGTATTGAGTTTCAGAAACGAGAGCTTAACCATGTCTGCTTAAGATGCTGCTTAGGGGATTCTTGCGAAGCTGTGGAAACTATGGAACACTTGTTTAGGGACTGTGATGTTGCTAAACGACTGTGGATGGGAAGTCATCTTGGAATTCGAACAGATAACGTTGGGTCACTGGATGTCAAGGGGTGGATTATTAATTGGCTTCTTTACCTTCTCAAACAGGATGACAGTAATCGCGGGGTGCTCTCCTTCATGTGCTCTTTATGGACAATTTGGAAAGTAAGATCCCACAATGCATTCAAGGAACCCACGTGTAGTGCGGTGGGGGCAATGAGGATTTATGAAATGCAGTTTAATTTGGCTATGGCAGCGGAAAAGCGACTCCCTGATCAGAAACCACCGGGTTTTGGTGCTATTAGTTCTGAAGATAGTCTTCAGGACATTGGGAGACGCCTCAAGAAGGGGGATGAGCTGATGTTGTATGGTGACATTTCCTCTTGTCCTAAATATTTTATCTGTGTAGATGCTTTTTATGGAGCAATGAAATGA
- the LOC141591362 gene encoding F-box protein SKIP27-like, which yields MALTKSLSFSLRRKRVLISDNNNNSCSCKLINEQFCLITPMKKKRCFPEIHYQCSSSLLEDLPQELLIKVVCGVDHDDLKQLFLVSKTVRDSAIIAKNMHFAYSTPSKTKAFRNSIEMLNNLENFDEIIVPNAPKQAHRKMKRCRFEQKTHGNVAAALFADEDVVQSWPRRSLFTNIDS from the exons ATGGCGTTGACGAAGAGCTTAAGTTTCTCATTACGAAGAAAACGAGTATTAATatctgataataataataatagctgcTCCTGCAAATTGATCAACGAACAATTTTGTTTAATTACTCCTATGAAAAAAAAGCGATGTTTTCCAGAAATTCATTATCAATGTTCGTCGTCTTTGCTTGAAGATTTACCTCAAGAACTTCTG ATTAAGGTAGTATGTGGAGTTGATCATGACGACCTAAAACAACTCTTCCTCGTATCGAAAACGGTTCGCGATTCG GCAATAATAGCGAAAAACATGCATTTCGCATACAGTACACCGTCAAAAACAAAAGCATTCCGAAATTCAATCGAAATGCTGAATAATCTGGAAAATTTCGACGAAATTATCGTTCCAAATGCTCCGAAACAAGCTCATCGGAAGATGAAACGATGTCGTTTTGAACAAAAAACGCACGGAAACGTCGCCGCCGCGTTATTCGCCGACGAGGATGTGGTGCAGAGTTGGCCGAGGAGAAGTTTATTTACGAACATCGACAGTTAA